One region of Tachysurus fulvidraco isolate hzauxx_2018 chromosome 9, HZAU_PFXX_2.0, whole genome shotgun sequence genomic DNA includes:
- the ssh1a gene encoding protein phosphatase Slingshot homolog 1 isoform X2 has protein sequence MHLELHWHRRVMLPTMLPYFVENAVLTQREIYRILSESFFMVKGAALFLQQGSSAQGQKTHSHHKHAGDLPQHLQVMINILRSEDRIKLAVRLESAWSDRVRYMVVVYTSGRQDTEENILLGMDFNNKDSKSCSIGMVLPLWSDTKIHLDGDGGFSMTTAGRTHIFKPVSVQAMWSALQVLHKACEVSRRYNYFPGGIALTWMGYYESCICSEQSCINEWNAMQDLESLRPDSPAMFGDKPTERERTESLIKTKLRSIMMLQDLENVTSKEIRNELEQHMNCNLKEYKEFLDNEILLILGQMDKATLIFDHLYLGSEWNASNLEELQEAGVGYILNVTREIDNFFPGTFCYHNVRVYDEETTDLLAHWNETYNFIIKAKKNQSKCLVHCKMGVSRSASTVIAYAMKEYGWTLEKAYNFVKQKRSITRPNDSFMRQLAEYEGILDASKQRHNRLWHPDIQTECDHPDCQRPAAPCCADPLSPGASPSCCEAAAHSSPLALELDPSNPQNSNYYFRRLSDSALDSEPSTPVRMPPPLLDVDRVYIEIEDVERDALLDDEAFETPRFTAPTGEGTAAQTCSRGAEPLEELRLRLEFSTVEEEDEEEAKKEQEEMQALAEGGRREREGGIGVESRLDVGNMNHLCNENSNNNNHLRTRNSLAESTLKKQPSKSIPVSSSLTSPSPSTVSNASAHGPAPLPPCVVPSVSVIVPSRTNIAVKAITPTRLWPCDPNCKCTKCSKTVSCISSAIQPLVHKDKSESQSQKSNIQQTQDTKLGQVVKETECSTSTDKAKEKSPGLPREGSSQQQQESLDQLHRSGLVRRRAERLEKLSGLFQERFREHASTAVRESAETPERASASVDTSSGMFCTPADFWTSVPPVVEDSGALTPVSSPHGSTLTRSSSSDSIRSIRGKPGLVRQRAQEIEARMRLAGLTVPSRLKRSNSLAKLGSLTFSTEDLCSSACSSDVGTLLLLTLSPEPEGTISPDWDRANLCSVSTAMELLSPGATGTTEPRS, from the exons ATGCACCTGGAGCTGCACTGGCACCGGCGGGTCATGCTCCCTACTATGCTGCCGTACTTCGTGGAGAACGCTGTTCTCACACAGCGTGAGATCTACCGCAT TCTGAGCGAGAGCTTTTTCATGGTGAAGGGAGCTGCGTTGTTCCTGCAGCAGGGCAGCAGTGCGCAGGGTCAGAAGACTCACTCTCACCATAAACATGCag GAGATTTACCTCAGCACCTACAGGTGATGATCAACATTCTTCGCTCAGAGGATCGAATCAAACTG GCTGTGCGGTTGGAGAGTGCTTGGTCAGATCGTGTGCGCTACATGGTGGTGGTTTACACCAGCGGCAGACAGGACACGGAGGAAAACATTCTGCTGGGGATGGACTTTAACAATAAAGACAG CAAAAGCTGCTCTATAGGGATGGTTCTTCCTCTTTGGAGCGACACAAAGATCCATTTGGATGGAGACGG GGGTTTCAGCATGACGACAGCAGGACGCACACACATCTTTAAACCTGTGTCGGTTCAGGCCATGTG GTCAGCTCTGCAGGTGCTGCACAAAGCTTGTGAGGTGTCACGGCGATATAACTACTTCCCTGGTGGAATTGCACTCACCTGGATGGGATACTACGAGAGCTGCATCTGTTCCGAACAGAGCTGCATCAACGAGTGGAACGCCATGCAGGACCTGGAGTCCCTGCGGCCCGACTCACCTGCCATGTTTGGAGACAA GCCGACGGAGAGAGAGCGAACCGAAAGCCTAATCAAAACCAAACTCAGGAGCATCATGATGCTGCAGGACCTGGAGAATGTGACATCAAAGGAG ATCCGTAATGAGCTTGAGCAGCACATGAACTGCAATCTGAAAGAGTACAAAGAGTTCCTTGACAACGAGATCCTGCTGATCCTGGGTCAAATGGATAAAGCCACGCTCATATTCGACCACCTCTACCTG gGATCTGAATGGAACGCTTCCAATCTAGAGGAGCTACAGGAGGCAGG ggTGGGCTACATTCTTAATGTCACCCGGGAGATCGACAACTTTTTCCCGGGGACTTTTTGTTACCACAACGTGCGTGTGTACGACGAAGAGACCACGGACTTGCTGGCGCACTGGAACGAGACATACAACTTCATCATTAAGGCAAA GAAGAACCAATCCAAGTGTCTGGTCCACTGTAAGATGGGTGTAAGCCGCTCAGCATCCACAGTCATAGCCTATGCCATGAAAGAGTACGGCTGGACCCTGGAGAAGGCCTACAACTTTGTCAAACAGAAACGCAGTATCACAAGGCCCAACGACAGCTTCATGAGACAGCTGGCTGAATATGAGGGCATTTTGGATGCAAG CAAGCAGCGTCACAATCGGCTTTGGCATCCAGACATCCAGACTGAGTGCGATCACCCTGATTGTCAACGTCCAGCAGCACCCTGCTGCGCTGACCCCTTATCCCCAGGTGCCAGTCCTTCCTGCTGTGAAGCTGCTGCCCACTCATCACCCCTTGCTTTGGAACTTGACCCGTCTAACCCCCAAAACTCCAACTACTACTTCCGGCGTCTGTCAGACTCTGCTCTAGACAGTGAACCATCAACACCAGTGCGTATGCCACCGCCTCTGCTGGATGTGGATCGCGTTTACATTGAGATAGAGGATGTAGAACGTGATGCCCTGTTGGATGATGAGGCATTTGAAACACCCCGCTTCACTGCACCTACCGGAGAGGGCACAGCAGCGCAGACTTGCTCCCGGGGTGCTGAACCTCTGGAGGAGCTGCGCCTGCGCCTTGAATTCAGCACAgtagaagaggaagatgaggaggaggcaAAGAAAGAACAGGAGGAGATGCAGGCACTGGCTGAgggggggaggagagagagagagggtggtaTAGGGGTGGAGAGTAGACTCGATGTGGGTAACATGAATCACCTGTGCAACGagaactccaacaacaacaaccacctCAGAACCCGAAACAGTCTTGCT GAGAGTACCCTTAAGAAGCAGCCATCTAAATCAATACCAGTGTCCAGCTCTCTCACATCCCCATCCCCCAGTACTGTCTCAAATGCCAGTGCACATGGCCCTGCTCCTTTACCTCCCTGTGTTGTGCCTAGTGTCTCAGTTATAGTGCCATCTCGCACCAACATTGCAGTCAAGGCCATCACACCTACACGACTATGGCCTTGTGACCCAAACTGCAAGTGTACCAAGTGCAGCAAGACAGTTTCGTGCATCTCTTCAGCCATTCAACCCTTGGTGCATAAGGACAAGTCTGAAAGCCAGTCACAAAAATCTAATATTCAGCAAACACAGGATACAAAATTGGGCCAAGTGGTCAAAGAGACTGAATGTTCAACAAGTACCGACAAGGCAAAAGAGAAGTCTCCAGGTCTACCCAGAGAAGGGAGCTCACAGCAACAGCAAGAGTCACTAGACCAGCTGCATAGGTCTGGCCTCGTCAGGCGGCGAGCTGAGAGGCTGGAGAAACTTTCAGGTTTGTTTCAGGAACGTTTCCGCGAACATGCAAGTACTGCTGTACGAGAATCTGCTGAGACACCGGAGCGTGCTTCTGCCTCTGTAGACACTTCATCTGGAATGTTCTGTACTCCAGCAGACTTTTGGACATCAGTGCCTCCTGTAGTTGAAGACTCTGGAGCACTGACGCCAGTTTCATCCCCACATGGCTCCACACTGACACGCAGCTCAAGCAGTGACAGTATCCGCAGCATTCGTGGAAAGCCAGGTCTGGTGCGCCAGCGGGCACAGGAGATAGAAGCTAGGATGCGCCTGGCTGGACTCACAGTGCCTTCTCGTCTAAAGCGCTCAAACTCTTTAGCCAAGCTCGGCAGTCTCACCTTCTCGACAGAGGACCTGTGCTCCTCGGCATGCTCTTCTGATGTTGGCACCCTTCTTCTTCTCACACTCTCCCCAGAGCCGGAGGGCACTATTAGTCCAGATTGGGATCGTGCCaatctctgctctgtctctacAGCCATGGAGCTCTTGAGTCCAGGAGCAACAGGAACAACTGAGCCCCGAAGCTGA
- the ssh1a gene encoding protein phosphatase Slingshot homolog 1 isoform X1, whose protein sequence is MALVTLQRSPTPSTASAGTANAETDFGSEDDRRLNQSLSESFFMVKGAALFLQQGSSAQGQKTHSHHKHAGDLPQHLQVMINILRSEDRIKLAVRLESAWSDRVRYMVVVYTSGRQDTEENILLGMDFNNKDSKSCSIGMVLPLWSDTKIHLDGDGGFSMTTAGRTHIFKPVSVQAMWSALQVLHKACEVSRRYNYFPGGIALTWMGYYESCICSEQSCINEWNAMQDLESLRPDSPAMFGDKPTERERTESLIKTKLRSIMMLQDLENVTSKEIRNELEQHMNCNLKEYKEFLDNEILLILGQMDKATLIFDHLYLGSEWNASNLEELQEAGVGYILNVTREIDNFFPGTFCYHNVRVYDEETTDLLAHWNETYNFIIKAKKNQSKCLVHCKMGVSRSASTVIAYAMKEYGWTLEKAYNFVKQKRSITRPNDSFMRQLAEYEGILDASKQRHNRLWHPDIQTECDHPDCQRPAAPCCADPLSPGASPSCCEAAAHSSPLALELDPSNPQNSNYYFRRLSDSALDSEPSTPVRMPPPLLDVDRVYIEIEDVERDALLDDEAFETPRFTAPTGEGTAAQTCSRGAEPLEELRLRLEFSTVEEEDEEEAKKEQEEMQALAEGGRREREGGIGVESRLDVGNMNHLCNENSNNNNHLRTRNSLAESTLKKQPSKSIPVSSSLTSPSPSTVSNASAHGPAPLPPCVVPSVSVIVPSRTNIAVKAITPTRLWPCDPNCKCTKCSKTVSCISSAIQPLVHKDKSESQSQKSNIQQTQDTKLGQVVKETECSTSTDKAKEKSPGLPREGSSQQQQESLDQLHRSGLVRRRAERLEKLSGLFQERFREHASTAVRESAETPERASASVDTSSGMFCTPADFWTSVPPVVEDSGALTPVSSPHGSTLTRSSSSDSIRSIRGKPGLVRQRAQEIEARMRLAGLTVPSRLKRSNSLAKLGSLTFSTEDLCSSACSSDVGTLLLLTLSPEPEGTISPDWDRANLCSVSTAMELLSPGATGTTEPRS, encoded by the exons TCTGAGCGAGAGCTTTTTCATGGTGAAGGGAGCTGCGTTGTTCCTGCAGCAGGGCAGCAGTGCGCAGGGTCAGAAGACTCACTCTCACCATAAACATGCag GAGATTTACCTCAGCACCTACAGGTGATGATCAACATTCTTCGCTCAGAGGATCGAATCAAACTG GCTGTGCGGTTGGAGAGTGCTTGGTCAGATCGTGTGCGCTACATGGTGGTGGTTTACACCAGCGGCAGACAGGACACGGAGGAAAACATTCTGCTGGGGATGGACTTTAACAATAAAGACAG CAAAAGCTGCTCTATAGGGATGGTTCTTCCTCTTTGGAGCGACACAAAGATCCATTTGGATGGAGACGG GGGTTTCAGCATGACGACAGCAGGACGCACACACATCTTTAAACCTGTGTCGGTTCAGGCCATGTG GTCAGCTCTGCAGGTGCTGCACAAAGCTTGTGAGGTGTCACGGCGATATAACTACTTCCCTGGTGGAATTGCACTCACCTGGATGGGATACTACGAGAGCTGCATCTGTTCCGAACAGAGCTGCATCAACGAGTGGAACGCCATGCAGGACCTGGAGTCCCTGCGGCCCGACTCACCTGCCATGTTTGGAGACAA GCCGACGGAGAGAGAGCGAACCGAAAGCCTAATCAAAACCAAACTCAGGAGCATCATGATGCTGCAGGACCTGGAGAATGTGACATCAAAGGAG ATCCGTAATGAGCTTGAGCAGCACATGAACTGCAATCTGAAAGAGTACAAAGAGTTCCTTGACAACGAGATCCTGCTGATCCTGGGTCAAATGGATAAAGCCACGCTCATATTCGACCACCTCTACCTG gGATCTGAATGGAACGCTTCCAATCTAGAGGAGCTACAGGAGGCAGG ggTGGGCTACATTCTTAATGTCACCCGGGAGATCGACAACTTTTTCCCGGGGACTTTTTGTTACCACAACGTGCGTGTGTACGACGAAGAGACCACGGACTTGCTGGCGCACTGGAACGAGACATACAACTTCATCATTAAGGCAAA GAAGAACCAATCCAAGTGTCTGGTCCACTGTAAGATGGGTGTAAGCCGCTCAGCATCCACAGTCATAGCCTATGCCATGAAAGAGTACGGCTGGACCCTGGAGAAGGCCTACAACTTTGTCAAACAGAAACGCAGTATCACAAGGCCCAACGACAGCTTCATGAGACAGCTGGCTGAATATGAGGGCATTTTGGATGCAAG CAAGCAGCGTCACAATCGGCTTTGGCATCCAGACATCCAGACTGAGTGCGATCACCCTGATTGTCAACGTCCAGCAGCACCCTGCTGCGCTGACCCCTTATCCCCAGGTGCCAGTCCTTCCTGCTGTGAAGCTGCTGCCCACTCATCACCCCTTGCTTTGGAACTTGACCCGTCTAACCCCCAAAACTCCAACTACTACTTCCGGCGTCTGTCAGACTCTGCTCTAGACAGTGAACCATCAACACCAGTGCGTATGCCACCGCCTCTGCTGGATGTGGATCGCGTTTACATTGAGATAGAGGATGTAGAACGTGATGCCCTGTTGGATGATGAGGCATTTGAAACACCCCGCTTCACTGCACCTACCGGAGAGGGCACAGCAGCGCAGACTTGCTCCCGGGGTGCTGAACCTCTGGAGGAGCTGCGCCTGCGCCTTGAATTCAGCACAgtagaagaggaagatgaggaggaggcaAAGAAAGAACAGGAGGAGATGCAGGCACTGGCTGAgggggggaggagagagagagagggtggtaTAGGGGTGGAGAGTAGACTCGATGTGGGTAACATGAATCACCTGTGCAACGagaactccaacaacaacaaccacctCAGAACCCGAAACAGTCTTGCT GAGAGTACCCTTAAGAAGCAGCCATCTAAATCAATACCAGTGTCCAGCTCTCTCACATCCCCATCCCCCAGTACTGTCTCAAATGCCAGTGCACATGGCCCTGCTCCTTTACCTCCCTGTGTTGTGCCTAGTGTCTCAGTTATAGTGCCATCTCGCACCAACATTGCAGTCAAGGCCATCACACCTACACGACTATGGCCTTGTGACCCAAACTGCAAGTGTACCAAGTGCAGCAAGACAGTTTCGTGCATCTCTTCAGCCATTCAACCCTTGGTGCATAAGGACAAGTCTGAAAGCCAGTCACAAAAATCTAATATTCAGCAAACACAGGATACAAAATTGGGCCAAGTGGTCAAAGAGACTGAATGTTCAACAAGTACCGACAAGGCAAAAGAGAAGTCTCCAGGTCTACCCAGAGAAGGGAGCTCACAGCAACAGCAAGAGTCACTAGACCAGCTGCATAGGTCTGGCCTCGTCAGGCGGCGAGCTGAGAGGCTGGAGAAACTTTCAGGTTTGTTTCAGGAACGTTTCCGCGAACATGCAAGTACTGCTGTACGAGAATCTGCTGAGACACCGGAGCGTGCTTCTGCCTCTGTAGACACTTCATCTGGAATGTTCTGTACTCCAGCAGACTTTTGGACATCAGTGCCTCCTGTAGTTGAAGACTCTGGAGCACTGACGCCAGTTTCATCCCCACATGGCTCCACACTGACACGCAGCTCAAGCAGTGACAGTATCCGCAGCATTCGTGGAAAGCCAGGTCTGGTGCGCCAGCGGGCACAGGAGATAGAAGCTAGGATGCGCCTGGCTGGACTCACAGTGCCTTCTCGTCTAAAGCGCTCAAACTCTTTAGCCAAGCTCGGCAGTCTCACCTTCTCGACAGAGGACCTGTGCTCCTCGGCATGCTCTTCTGATGTTGGCACCCTTCTTCTTCTCACACTCTCCCCAGAGCCGGAGGGCACTATTAGTCCAGATTGGGATCGTGCCaatctctgctctgtctctacAGCCATGGAGCTCTTGAGTCCAGGAGCAACAGGAACAACTGAGCCCCGAAGCTGA
- the ssh1a gene encoding protein phosphatase Slingshot homolog 1 isoform X3 produces the protein MSVTGPDLPSADLIDPRSLSESFFMVKGAALFLQQGSSAQGQKTHSHHKHAGDLPQHLQVMINILRSEDRIKLAVRLESAWSDRVRYMVVVYTSGRQDTEENILLGMDFNNKDSKSCSIGMVLPLWSDTKIHLDGDGGFSMTTAGRTHIFKPVSVQAMWSALQVLHKACEVSRRYNYFPGGIALTWMGYYESCICSEQSCINEWNAMQDLESLRPDSPAMFGDKPTERERTESLIKTKLRSIMMLQDLENVTSKEIRNELEQHMNCNLKEYKEFLDNEILLILGQMDKATLIFDHLYLGSEWNASNLEELQEAGVGYILNVTREIDNFFPGTFCYHNVRVYDEETTDLLAHWNETYNFIIKAKKNQSKCLVHCKMGVSRSASTVIAYAMKEYGWTLEKAYNFVKQKRSITRPNDSFMRQLAEYEGILDASKQRHNRLWHPDIQTECDHPDCQRPAAPCCADPLSPGASPSCCEAAAHSSPLALELDPSNPQNSNYYFRRLSDSALDSEPSTPVRMPPPLLDVDRVYIEIEDVERDALLDDEAFETPRFTAPTGEGTAAQTCSRGAEPLEELRLRLEFSTVEEEDEEEAKKEQEEMQALAEGGRREREGGIGVESRLDVGNMNHLCNENSNNNNHLRTRNSLAESTLKKQPSKSIPVSSSLTSPSPSTVSNASAHGPAPLPPCVVPSVSVIVPSRTNIAVKAITPTRLWPCDPNCKCTKCSKTVSCISSAIQPLVHKDKSESQSQKSNIQQTQDTKLGQVVKETECSTSTDKAKEKSPGLPREGSSQQQQESLDQLHRSGLVRRRAERLEKLSGLFQERFREHASTAVRESAETPERASASVDTSSGMFCTPADFWTSVPPVVEDSGALTPVSSPHGSTLTRSSSSDSIRSIRGKPGLVRQRAQEIEARMRLAGLTVPSRLKRSNSLAKLGSLTFSTEDLCSSACSSDVGTLLLLTLSPEPEGTISPDWDRANLCSVSTAMELLSPGATGTTEPRS, from the exons TCTGAGCGAGAGCTTTTTCATGGTGAAGGGAGCTGCGTTGTTCCTGCAGCAGGGCAGCAGTGCGCAGGGTCAGAAGACTCACTCTCACCATAAACATGCag GAGATTTACCTCAGCACCTACAGGTGATGATCAACATTCTTCGCTCAGAGGATCGAATCAAACTG GCTGTGCGGTTGGAGAGTGCTTGGTCAGATCGTGTGCGCTACATGGTGGTGGTTTACACCAGCGGCAGACAGGACACGGAGGAAAACATTCTGCTGGGGATGGACTTTAACAATAAAGACAG CAAAAGCTGCTCTATAGGGATGGTTCTTCCTCTTTGGAGCGACACAAAGATCCATTTGGATGGAGACGG GGGTTTCAGCATGACGACAGCAGGACGCACACACATCTTTAAACCTGTGTCGGTTCAGGCCATGTG GTCAGCTCTGCAGGTGCTGCACAAAGCTTGTGAGGTGTCACGGCGATATAACTACTTCCCTGGTGGAATTGCACTCACCTGGATGGGATACTACGAGAGCTGCATCTGTTCCGAACAGAGCTGCATCAACGAGTGGAACGCCATGCAGGACCTGGAGTCCCTGCGGCCCGACTCACCTGCCATGTTTGGAGACAA GCCGACGGAGAGAGAGCGAACCGAAAGCCTAATCAAAACCAAACTCAGGAGCATCATGATGCTGCAGGACCTGGAGAATGTGACATCAAAGGAG ATCCGTAATGAGCTTGAGCAGCACATGAACTGCAATCTGAAAGAGTACAAAGAGTTCCTTGACAACGAGATCCTGCTGATCCTGGGTCAAATGGATAAAGCCACGCTCATATTCGACCACCTCTACCTG gGATCTGAATGGAACGCTTCCAATCTAGAGGAGCTACAGGAGGCAGG ggTGGGCTACATTCTTAATGTCACCCGGGAGATCGACAACTTTTTCCCGGGGACTTTTTGTTACCACAACGTGCGTGTGTACGACGAAGAGACCACGGACTTGCTGGCGCACTGGAACGAGACATACAACTTCATCATTAAGGCAAA GAAGAACCAATCCAAGTGTCTGGTCCACTGTAAGATGGGTGTAAGCCGCTCAGCATCCACAGTCATAGCCTATGCCATGAAAGAGTACGGCTGGACCCTGGAGAAGGCCTACAACTTTGTCAAACAGAAACGCAGTATCACAAGGCCCAACGACAGCTTCATGAGACAGCTGGCTGAATATGAGGGCATTTTGGATGCAAG CAAGCAGCGTCACAATCGGCTTTGGCATCCAGACATCCAGACTGAGTGCGATCACCCTGATTGTCAACGTCCAGCAGCACCCTGCTGCGCTGACCCCTTATCCCCAGGTGCCAGTCCTTCCTGCTGTGAAGCTGCTGCCCACTCATCACCCCTTGCTTTGGAACTTGACCCGTCTAACCCCCAAAACTCCAACTACTACTTCCGGCGTCTGTCAGACTCTGCTCTAGACAGTGAACCATCAACACCAGTGCGTATGCCACCGCCTCTGCTGGATGTGGATCGCGTTTACATTGAGATAGAGGATGTAGAACGTGATGCCCTGTTGGATGATGAGGCATTTGAAACACCCCGCTTCACTGCACCTACCGGAGAGGGCACAGCAGCGCAGACTTGCTCCCGGGGTGCTGAACCTCTGGAGGAGCTGCGCCTGCGCCTTGAATTCAGCACAgtagaagaggaagatgaggaggaggcaAAGAAAGAACAGGAGGAGATGCAGGCACTGGCTGAgggggggaggagagagagagagggtggtaTAGGGGTGGAGAGTAGACTCGATGTGGGTAACATGAATCACCTGTGCAACGagaactccaacaacaacaaccacctCAGAACCCGAAACAGTCTTGCT GAGAGTACCCTTAAGAAGCAGCCATCTAAATCAATACCAGTGTCCAGCTCTCTCACATCCCCATCCCCCAGTACTGTCTCAAATGCCAGTGCACATGGCCCTGCTCCTTTACCTCCCTGTGTTGTGCCTAGTGTCTCAGTTATAGTGCCATCTCGCACCAACATTGCAGTCAAGGCCATCACACCTACACGACTATGGCCTTGTGACCCAAACTGCAAGTGTACCAAGTGCAGCAAGACAGTTTCGTGCATCTCTTCAGCCATTCAACCCTTGGTGCATAAGGACAAGTCTGAAAGCCAGTCACAAAAATCTAATATTCAGCAAACACAGGATACAAAATTGGGCCAAGTGGTCAAAGAGACTGAATGTTCAACAAGTACCGACAAGGCAAAAGAGAAGTCTCCAGGTCTACCCAGAGAAGGGAGCTCACAGCAACAGCAAGAGTCACTAGACCAGCTGCATAGGTCTGGCCTCGTCAGGCGGCGAGCTGAGAGGCTGGAGAAACTTTCAGGTTTGTTTCAGGAACGTTTCCGCGAACATGCAAGTACTGCTGTACGAGAATCTGCTGAGACACCGGAGCGTGCTTCTGCCTCTGTAGACACTTCATCTGGAATGTTCTGTACTCCAGCAGACTTTTGGACATCAGTGCCTCCTGTAGTTGAAGACTCTGGAGCACTGACGCCAGTTTCATCCCCACATGGCTCCACACTGACACGCAGCTCAAGCAGTGACAGTATCCGCAGCATTCGTGGAAAGCCAGGTCTGGTGCGCCAGCGGGCACAGGAGATAGAAGCTAGGATGCGCCTGGCTGGACTCACAGTGCCTTCTCGTCTAAAGCGCTCAAACTCTTTAGCCAAGCTCGGCAGTCTCACCTTCTCGACAGAGGACCTGTGCTCCTCGGCATGCTCTTCTGATGTTGGCACCCTTCTTCTTCTCACACTCTCCCCAGAGCCGGAGGGCACTATTAGTCCAGATTGGGATCGTGCCaatctctgctctgtctctacAGCCATGGAGCTCTTGAGTCCAGGAGCAACAGGAACAACTGAGCCCCGAAGCTGA